A stretch of the Perca flavescens isolate YP-PL-M2 chromosome 3, PFLA_1.0, whole genome shotgun sequence genome encodes the following:
- the mindy4b gene encoding inactive ubiquitin carboxyl-terminal hydrolase MINDY-4B, whose product MTELRLDYIELLQQEVNKNPDRLQDGGTEEVQKEEESPPCRTLPHLCFPQRMVVSPGQGGTPVTPQLTQSLRKILFGGTFHVFDYEWRRSSFQFRETESEVSYGLATDSGGVRPVQMVVQARVIKYLLFMRQSSEEGRTLLSLCVGQKDQEKALAATLSDSLWLAGQDASATVTLVTKDYCVTPHLDYKLDNFTERLQLFTFSQKEDVRKFILEHIHCFKDKGSHGVILFLYSLVCSRTIERLEEDLDSSTSHLLYRSLGTFVCRQALLNLLLTGRACPNVFNGTLLFGEDGLPLQRPLQGIASRCDVGYLHWSREEMERGRLLQVGSMLKTPMFPIWLCCINSSYSVVFSLNRSLLSDWKMEHLFHLYYYSGQSSQTTTDRLTVDTHSHHWEAPADGDPEKRFPSLEMTIRTKWAGAAVNWSDHAPFY is encoded by the exons ATGACAGAGTTGAGGTTGGATTACATTGAGCTGCTTCAACAGGAAGTCAACAAGAATCCTGAC AGGCTGCAGGATGGCGGGACAGAGGAGGTGCAGAAGGAGGAGGAGTCTCCTCCCTGCAGGactctccctcatctctgttttCCCCAGAGGATGGTGGTCTCCCCAGGCCAGGGGGGTACACCCGTCACCCCCCAGCTCACCCAg AGTCTGAGGAAGATCCTGTTTGGAGGAACGTTTCACGTCTTTGACTACGAGTGGAGGAGATCTTCCTTTCAGTTCAGAGAGACGGAGTCAGAGGTCTCCTACGGTCTGGCCACGGACAGC ggcgGGGTCCGGCCTGTTCAGATGGTGGTCCAGGCTCGAGTCATTAAATACCTGCTGTTCATGCGGCAGAGCAGCGAAGAGGGACGGACACTGCTCAG tcTGTGTGTGGGACAGAAGGATCAGGAGAAGGCGTTGGCGGCAACGTTGTCCGACAGCCTCTGGTTGGCCGGCCAGGATGCCAGCGCCACCGTTACCTTGGTAACCAAAGACTACTGCGTCACGCCTCACCTGGACTACAAACTGGACAACTTCACAGAAAGG CTGCAGCTGTTCACGTTCAGCCAGAAAGAAGACGTCAGGAAGTTCATCCTGGAGCacattcactgt TTTAAAGACAAGGGGAGTCACGGAGTCATCCTGTTTCTCTACAGCCTTGTCTGCTCCCGGACCATAGAAAG gcTGGAGGAAGATCTGGACTCCAGCACATCTCACCTGCTGTACCGGAGTCTGGGGACCTTCGTCTGCCGCCAG gcccTGCTGAACCTGCTGCTGACAGGACGGGCGTGTCCCAACGTCTTTAACGGGACGCTGCTGTTTGGGGAGGACGGGCTTCCTCTGCAGCGCCCCCTGCAGGGCATCGCCTCACGCTGTGATGTCGGATACTTACACTGGAGCagagaggagatggagagaggtcGCCtgctgcag gtggGCAGCATGCTGAAGACTCCCATGTTTCCTATCTGGCTCTGCTGTATCAACAGCAGCTACTCGGTGGTGTTCAGTCTGAACCGCtcgctgctctctgattggaAGATGGAGCACCTGTTCCACCTGTACTACTACAGTGGCCAGAGCTCACAGACAACCACAGACAGGCTGACTGTCG ATACTCACTCTCACCACTGGGAGGCGCCAGCAGACGGAGACCCGGAGAAAAGGTTCCCGTCTCTAGAGATGACCATCAGGACCAAGTGGGCTGGAGCCGCGGTCAACTGGAGCGACCACGCCCCTTTCTACTGA